In Paracoccus fistulariae, a single window of DNA contains:
- a CDS encoding site-specific DNA-methyltransferase: MIMPPGRIELWPLARLRPYARNAKTHDADQVAKIAASMAEFGWTVPCLVAADGELIAGHGRILAAARLGLAEAPVIVLGHLTEAQRRAYRIADNKLTELGGWDEALLLEELRGLIAADFDLGLIGIPEDELDALLHDADDRASIDDDTADTIPEAPAEPITRPGDIWQLGHHRLICGDATDPAVVARLMDAAQASLMFTSPPYAQQRDYGAAKEKVGDWDALMQGVFAAAPVTHDAQLLVNLGIVHRDGEWIPYWEGWLDWMRAQGWRRFGWYVWDQGPGLPGDWNGRLAPSHEFIFHFNRQPRKPNKTVESKHAGETLGGGGLRGADGRVHRKTGYGNAIQSHRIPDSVFRIMRHKGGLGAAGSHPAVFPVALVEAVLEAFTDPGDLVFEPFCGSGTQLIAAERTGRHCCAVELDPVYCDVAIRRWEMATGRTASRITEAEAATTPARRSRKRA, encoded by the coding sequence ATGATCATGCCACCCGGCCGGATCGAACTCTGGCCCCTGGCCCGTCTCCGGCCTTACGCCCGCAACGCCAAGACCCACGATGCCGACCAGGTGGCGAAGATCGCCGCCAGCATGGCCGAGTTCGGCTGGACCGTGCCCTGCCTCGTCGCCGCGGATGGGGAGTTGATCGCGGGCCATGGCCGCATCCTGGCCGCGGCCCGGCTGGGTCTGGCCGAGGCGCCGGTGATCGTGCTGGGTCATCTGACAGAGGCTCAGCGCCGCGCCTATCGGATCGCCGACAACAAGCTGACCGAACTGGGCGGATGGGACGAGGCACTGCTGCTCGAGGAACTGCGGGGCCTGATCGCCGCGGACTTCGACCTCGGGCTGATCGGGATCCCCGAGGACGAGCTGGACGCTCTGCTGCACGATGCCGACGACCGCGCGTCCATCGACGATGACACAGCCGACACCATCCCGGAGGCCCCGGCCGAACCTATTACCCGCCCCGGCGACATCTGGCAGCTCGGGCATCACCGCCTGATCTGCGGCGATGCCACCGACCCGGCCGTGGTGGCGCGGCTGATGGACGCGGCGCAGGCCTCGCTGATGTTCACCTCGCCGCCCTATGCGCAGCAGCGCGACTATGGCGCGGCGAAGGAGAAGGTCGGCGATTGGGATGCCCTGATGCAGGGTGTCTTCGCCGCGGCGCCCGTCACCCACGATGCCCAGCTGCTGGTGAACCTAGGCATCGTCCATCGGGACGGCGAGTGGATCCCCTATTGGGAGGGCTGGCTCGACTGGATGCGCGCGCAGGGCTGGCGGCGGTTCGGCTGGTATGTCTGGGACCAAGGGCCCGGCCTGCCCGGCGACTGGAACGGGCGGCTCGCCCCGTCGCACGAGTTCATCTTCCACTTCAACCGCCAGCCTCGGAAGCCGAACAAGACGGTCGAGAGCAAGCACGCGGGCGAAACCCTCGGCGGCGGCGGCCTGCGCGGTGCGGATGGCAGGGTCCACCGCAAGACCGGTTACGGCAACGCGATCCAGAGCCATCGTATCCCCGACTCTGTGTTCCGCATCATGCGCCACAAGGGCGGGCTGGGCGCCGCCGGATCGCACCCGGCCGTGTTCCCCGTGGCACTGGTCGAGGCGGTTCTGGAAGCCTTCACCGACCCCGGCGACCTGGTGTTCGAACCCTTCTGCGGCTCCGGCACCCAGCTGATCGCGGCTGAACGCACCGGGCGGCACTGCTGCGCGGTGGAACTGGACCCGGTCTATTGTGACGTCGCCATACGGCGGTGGGAGATGGCGACGGGGCGGACGGCCAGCCGAATCACGGAAGCCGAGGCGGCGACAACGCCTGCGCGCCGGTCGAGAAAGCGCGCATGA
- a CDS encoding DUF7220 family protein, whose protein sequence is MTQSRRMSLIEAATNVIVGYALAVGLQIAVFPVFGIHIALGDKLAIGLAFTGVSLVRGYVLRRMFGRWR, encoded by the coding sequence ATGACCCAGTCCCGCCGCATGTCTCTGATCGAGGCCGCAACAAACGTGATCGTCGGCTATGCCCTCGCGGTCGGACTGCAGATCGCGGTATTTCCGGTCTTCGGCATTCACATCGCGCTGGGCGATAAGCTGGCCATCGGCCTGGCGTTCACCGGCGTATCGCTGGTGCGCGGCTATGTCTTAAGGAGGATGTTCGGACGATGGCGCTGA
- a CDS encoding cold-shock protein, with amino-acid sequence MANGTVKWFNATKGFGFIAPAHGSKDVFVHVSAMERAGIRQLNDGQAVTFDMETDRNGRESATNLVLA; translated from the coding sequence ATGGCCAATGGCACCGTGAAATGGTTCAACGCCACCAAGGGTTTCGGTTTCATCGCTCCGGCGCATGGCTCCAAGGACGTGTTCGTCCATGTGAGCGCGATGGAACGCGCCGGGATCCGTCAGCTGAATGACGGCCAGGCCGTGACGTTCGACATGGAAACCGACCGCAATGGTCGGGAATCCGCGACGAACCTCGTCCTCGCCTGA
- a CDS encoding DUF3489 domain-containing protein — MTTPSDTQSLILSRASTRPGNLALPLPERLVGAAAKMVVGKMIARGWLEEVEANLRRGEPMWRETGDGHGTTLIATEAGLEAIGIEPVVVSAVASARKAKPKPGQAQTPDDVAKPVAIRPGTKQAQIIAMLQRPEGATVAEIVAATSWQAHTARGAISGAIKKKLGLPIAAEKVEGRGTVYRLSPQ, encoded by the coding sequence ATGACCACCCCATCCGACACCCAGTCCCTGATCCTGTCCCGCGCTTCCACCCGGCCCGGCAACCTCGCCTTGCCGCTACCCGAGAGGCTGGTCGGCGCCGCCGCCAAGATGGTGGTCGGCAAGATGATCGCCCGCGGCTGGCTCGAGGAAGTCGAGGCCAACTTGCGCCGCGGCGAGCCGATGTGGCGCGAGACCGGCGATGGCCACGGCACCACGCTGATCGCCACCGAGGCCGGGCTCGAGGCCATCGGGATAGAGCCGGTGGTGGTCAGCGCCGTAGCAAGTGCGCGGAAGGCGAAGCCGAAGCCGGGACAGGCGCAAACGCCTGACGATGTAGCGAAACCCGTCGCCATTCGTCCCGGCACCAAGCAGGCGCAGATCATCGCCATGCTCCAGCGCCCTGAGGGCGCGACGGTCGCCGAGATTGTCGCGGCGACGTCTTGGCAAGCCCACACCGCGAGGGGTGCCATTTCCGGGGCGATCAAGAAGAAGCTGGGCCTGCCCATCGCCGCAGAGAAGGTCGAGGGCAGGGGGACGGTCTACCGTCTCTCGCCGCAGTGA
- a CDS encoding phage terminase large subunit family protein, whose protein sequence is MSANSSTPSPTSGSRLHDEDDDNDLTADLDLGFDGAEDLLRVWRQGMRPDPNLTVSEWADQHRWLSSRGAAEPGRYRTARAPYLREIMDALSPGHPAQRITFMKAAQVGATEAGNNWIGFVIHHAPGPMLAVLPSLELAKRTSRGRLDPLIADSPALRERVNPARSRDAGNSMLSKEFPGGILVLTGANSATGLRSMPARYVFLDEVDAYPASADEEGDPVTLAEARTTTFSHRRKVFMVSTPTIRGLSRIEREFEASDQRRYFVPCPHCGAMQWLQFDRLRWAKGKPETAAYHCEGCERPIAEHHKTEMLARGEWRATSVSTDPKAIGFHLSALYSPLGWKSWSDVAREWLAAQGSDETLRAARNTLLGETWVESGDAPEWQRLADRREAWKPGTVPMAGLFLTAGADVQRDRIEVDIWAWGRGLESWLVDHIVIPGGPDAPEAWDKLTALLGRSWQHANGAFMTAARLGIDTGYEAAAVYAWSRKVGFEQVAPLKGLEGFNRAAPVSGPTYVDATIGGKRLRRGARLWSVATATFKAETYRFLRIERPSDEDRALGVLDAPGTVHIPGWADTEWLKQLVAEQLVTIRNKRGYAHQEWQKMRERNEALDCRVYARAAVWILGADRWDEATWRRLEAQAGVETRMPTATATDSATQDPAQPKAGTLTTPRRKRRAYTPNFMRD, encoded by the coding sequence ATGTCCGCGAACAGCTCGACGCCCTCGCCGACCTCCGGGTCTCGCTTGCATGATGAGGATGACGACAACGACCTGACGGCCGACCTCGACCTCGGCTTCGACGGTGCCGAAGACCTTCTGAGGGTCTGGCGGCAGGGGATGCGCCCCGACCCGAACCTGACGGTCTCGGAATGGGCGGATCAGCATCGCTGGCTGTCGTCACGCGGCGCGGCCGAGCCGGGGCGCTATCGCACCGCCCGGGCCCCTTATCTGCGCGAGATCATGGATGCGCTGTCCCCCGGCCACCCGGCCCAGCGCATCACCTTCATGAAGGCCGCGCAGGTGGGCGCGACCGAGGCCGGGAACAATTGGATCGGTTTCGTCATCCACCACGCGCCGGGACCGATGCTGGCGGTGCTGCCGAGCCTCGAATTGGCGAAGCGCACCTCACGGGGCCGTCTTGATCCCCTGATCGCGGACAGCCCGGCGCTGCGCGAGCGGGTGAACCCGGCGCGGTCGCGGGATGCCGGGAATTCGATGCTGTCGAAGGAATTTCCCGGCGGCATCCTGGTGCTGACCGGTGCCAACTCCGCCACCGGCCTGCGGTCGATGCCCGCGCGCTATGTGTTTCTCGACGAGGTCGACGCCTATCCGGCCTCGGCCGACGAGGAAGGCGATCCGGTCACCCTGGCCGAGGCCCGGACCACCACCTTCTCGCACCGGCGAAAGGTGTTCATGGTCTCGACGCCCACGATTCGGGGGCTGAGCCGGATCGAGCGGGAATTCGAGGCGTCCGACCAGCGGCGCTACTTCGTGCCCTGCCCGCATTGCGGCGCGATGCAATGGCTGCAGTTCGACCGCCTGCGCTGGGCGAAGGGGAAGCCGGAAACCGCCGCCTACCATTGCGAGGGCTGCGAACGACCCATCGCCGAGCACCACAAGACCGAAATGCTGGCCCGAGGCGAATGGCGGGCAACATCCGTGTCAACAGACCCGAAAGCCATCGGCTTCCACCTCTCGGCGCTCTACTCGCCCTTGGGCTGGAAAAGCTGGTCCGACGTCGCGCGGGAATGGCTGGCGGCCCAAGGGTCGGACGAGACGCTGCGCGCCGCGCGTAACACGCTTCTGGGCGAGACATGGGTCGAAAGCGGCGACGCACCGGAATGGCAGCGGCTGGCGGATCGGCGCGAAGCGTGGAAGCCGGGCACGGTCCCCATGGCCGGGCTGTTCCTGACGGCCGGGGCAGACGTGCAGAGGGACCGGATCGAGGTCGATATCTGGGCCTGGGGCCGGGGTCTCGAGTCCTGGCTTGTCGATCACATCGTCATTCCGGGCGGGCCTGACGCCCCAGAAGCCTGGGACAAGCTGACCGCCTTGCTCGGGCGCAGTTGGCAGCATGCCAACGGCGCCTTCATGACCGCGGCGCGGCTCGGCATCGACACCGGCTACGAGGCTGCGGCGGTCTATGCCTGGTCCCGCAAGGTTGGCTTCGAACAGGTGGCCCCGTTGAAGGGGCTTGAGGGCTTCAACCGCGCCGCTCCAGTTTCTGGCCCTACCTATGTCGATGCCACCATCGGCGGGAAACGGCTCCGCCGCGGGGCGAGGCTCTGGTCTGTGGCCACGGCGACGTTCAAGGCGGAAACCTACCGGTTCCTGCGGATCGAACGCCCCTCGGACGAAGACCGGGCGCTGGGCGTTCTCGATGCGCCAGGGACCGTGCACATCCCCGGCTGGGCTGACACCGAATGGCTGAAGCAGCTGGTGGCCGAGCAGCTGGTCACGATCCGCAACAAGCGCGGCTATGCCCATCAGGAATGGCAGAAGATGCGCGAGCGGAACGAGGCGCTGGACTGCCGGGTCTACGCCCGTGCTGCGGTGTGGATCCTCGGCGCCGACCGGTGGGACGAAGCCACCTGGCGGCGGCTCGAGGCGCAAGCTGGCGTGGAAACGCGCATGCCCACGGCCACCGCAACCGACAGCGCCACACAAGACCCGGCCCAGCCCAAGGCCGGAACACTGACCACGCCACGCCGGAAACGGCGGGCCTACACCCCGAATTTCATGAGGGACTGA
- a CDS encoding phage head-tail joining protein, which yields MDLERMQALLTALQEARFAGLRSVSYDGKTVTYGSDAELAAAIRDLEARIAAVSGASARRRRWGTVATKGL from the coding sequence ATGGACCTGGAACGCATGCAGGCCCTGCTCACGGCACTGCAGGAAGCCCGTTTCGCCGGGCTGCGCAGCGTCAGCTACGACGGCAAGACCGTGACCTATGGCTCGGACGCCGAACTGGCCGCGGCCATTCGCGATCTCGAGGCGCGGATTGCAGCGGTCAGCGGCGCCTCTGCCCGCCGCCGTCGTTGGGGCACCGTGGCCACGAAGGGTCTGTGA
- a CDS encoding phage portal protein: protein MVLDAFRARLGSIIGGFDAAQSHRRMRGFRATRAHVNTLIAASGETITARARWLVRNNGYAANAVDAFANHVVGDGIKPSSKVADAAKKEELQKLWLAWTDEADAEGLTDFFGLQRRAAREVFLAGEVFLRIRTRRPEDGLTVPMQLQMLPSEMLPQDMTRVLPGAGSIRQGIEFDGIGRRVAYHFLRRHPGDMTDPGLAGETVRVPASEVIHILDPVEAGQLRGVSRFAAAVVKLFTLDLYDDAELERKKTAAMFAMFITSPAPETALDPAEDDLEVEPGQVVRLDPGEDVTTPSTPDSGSTYEPFQYRTLLQIGAALGVPYGYLTGDTAKGNFSNTRIALVDFRRRISAFQHSVMVYQLCRAVWTRWMDMAALAGAIDLPGYATDRRQYLACDWLPTKWDWIDPAKDAAAEILQIEAGLKSRTQAIAERGYDAEQVDHEIAAERKREAELGLDFRRPGSPAQAAGGGAQDDPTEKPEDPDAAEDGEDREPRPAEDA, encoded by the coding sequence ATGGTGCTCGACGCCTTCCGCGCGCGCCTCGGGTCCATCATCGGCGGGTTCGATGCGGCGCAATCCCACCGGCGCATGCGCGGGTTCCGAGCGACCCGCGCCCATGTGAACACGCTGATTGCGGCCTCGGGCGAGACGATCACCGCCCGCGCGCGCTGGCTGGTCCGGAACAACGGCTATGCCGCGAACGCGGTCGATGCTTTTGCCAATCATGTCGTCGGTGACGGGATCAAGCCGTCGTCGAAGGTCGCTGATGCCGCGAAGAAGGAGGAGCTGCAGAAGCTCTGGCTCGCCTGGACGGACGAGGCCGACGCCGAGGGGCTGACCGACTTCTTCGGCCTGCAGCGTCGGGCCGCGCGAGAGGTGTTCCTCGCGGGTGAGGTATTCCTGCGCATCCGCACGCGGCGTCCCGAAGATGGTCTGACGGTGCCGATGCAGCTGCAGATGCTGCCCTCGGAAATGCTGCCCCAGGACATGACCCGTGTCCTGCCCGGTGCCGGGTCGATCCGGCAGGGCATCGAGTTCGACGGCATCGGGCGGCGCGTGGCCTATCATTTCCTGCGCCGCCACCCCGGCGACATGACCGATCCGGGCCTGGCGGGCGAGACGGTGCGCGTGCCCGCGTCCGAGGTGATCCACATCCTCGACCCTGTAGAGGCGGGCCAGTTGCGCGGCGTGTCGCGCTTCGCCGCGGCGGTGGTGAAGCTCTTCACCCTCGACCTCTATGACGATGCGGAGCTGGAGCGGAAGAAGACCGCGGCGATGTTTGCGATGTTCATCACGTCGCCCGCCCCGGAAACCGCCCTCGATCCGGCCGAGGATGATCTGGAGGTGGAACCGGGCCAGGTCGTGCGGCTCGATCCCGGCGAGGATGTCACCACGCCCTCGACACCGGATTCCGGGTCCACTTATGAACCCTTCCAGTACCGCACGCTCCTGCAGATCGGCGCGGCGCTGGGCGTGCCCTATGGCTATCTGACGGGCGATACCGCGAAGGGGAACTTCTCGAACACCCGGATCGCGCTGGTCGACTTCCGCCGCCGCATCTCGGCCTTCCAGCATTCAGTGATGGTCTATCAGCTCTGCCGCGCGGTCTGGACGCGGTGGATGGATATGGCCGCGCTGGCGGGGGCCATCGACCTGCCGGGATATGCGACCGACCGGCGGCAATACCTCGCTTGCGACTGGCTCCCCACGAAATGGGACTGGATCGACCCGGCCAAGGACGCCGCGGCGGAAATCCTGCAGATCGAAGCAGGCCTGAAATCCCGGACGCAAGCCATCGCGGAGCGGGGATACGACGCAGAGCAGGTCGACCACGAAATCGCGGCCGAACGAAAACGCGAGGCGGAACTGGGTCTCGACTTCCGGCGGCCGGGATCCCCGGCACAGGCGGCGGGTGGTGGCGCGCAGGATGACCCAACTGAGAAGCCGGAAGACCCTGATGCCGCAGAGGATGGCGAGGACCGGGAACCCCGGCCCGCGGAGGACGCATGA
- a CDS encoding S49 family peptidase translates to MHHTQIAQRVFNTPLMVDPAKALAFLSGLGPRIVGREVSIDGLEINAEDQHAATLPARASLFGDDLTNRQARNGGHPFAVVDGIAVIEIAGTLVHRGAWIGQSSGLTSYEGIAAQLQAALADPAIRGIALDIDSFGGEVAGAFDLADRLRAARQVKPVQAFVADHALSAAYALASQADRIILPRTGAVGSIGVVAMHSDMSGALDQKGIAVTLIHAGARKVDANPYQPLPEAVRERIAGELEDHRQLFAETVAEGRGRRLDTLQALATEAAVFRGEAAVFAGLADEVADPVTAFRAFAAAPRGTTTPRGKGPMMTTAPEDHAQPAAAPAANTPEPAAPAAVAPPQKATAAMSPEAIRAEAAEVAQVCAQAARLGVQIDAADAVAKGVKPEALRAKILADLAARSDAAGIIATAPATGAKESPIVAAAKKSAAASR, encoded by the coding sequence ATGCACCACACCCAGATCGCTCAGCGCGTCTTCAACACACCCCTGATGGTCGATCCTGCCAAGGCGCTGGCCTTCCTGTCCGGGCTGGGGCCGCGGATCGTGGGGCGGGAAGTCAGCATCGATGGGCTGGAGATCAATGCCGAGGATCAGCATGCGGCCACCCTGCCCGCCCGGGCGTCGCTCTTCGGCGACGACCTGACCAACCGACAGGCGCGAAATGGTGGCCACCCCTTCGCCGTGGTGGACGGGATCGCGGTCATCGAAATCGCGGGCACGCTGGTGCACCGCGGCGCCTGGATCGGTCAGTCCTCGGGGCTGACATCTTACGAGGGTATCGCCGCCCAGCTTCAGGCGGCACTGGCCGATCCGGCGATCCGTGGCATCGCGCTCGATATCGACAGCTTCGGTGGCGAGGTGGCAGGGGCCTTCGATCTGGCGGATCGCCTCCGCGCCGCGCGTCAGGTCAAGCCCGTGCAGGCCTTCGTCGCCGACCACGCCCTCTCGGCCGCCTATGCGCTGGCTTCGCAGGCCGACCGGATCATCCTGCCGCGCACCGGCGCAGTCGGTAGCATCGGCGTTGTGGCCATGCACAGCGACATGAGTGGAGCGCTGGACCAGAAAGGCATCGCCGTCACGCTGATCCACGCAGGCGCGCGCAAGGTCGATGCGAACCCCTATCAGCCTCTGCCCGAGGCCGTCCGCGAACGGATCGCAGGCGAGTTGGAAGACCACCGCCAGCTCTTCGCCGAAACCGTCGCCGAAGGTCGTGGCCGCCGCCTCGACACGCTTCAGGCGCTCGCCACTGAGGCCGCCGTGTTCCGCGGCGAGGCGGCCGTCTTTGCCGGTCTTGCCGACGAGGTGGCCGATCCCGTCACCGCCTTCCGCGCTTTCGCCGCCGCACCCCGCGGCACAACCACCCCCAGAGGAAAGGGCCCGATGATGACCACTGCCCCCGAAGATCATGCGCAGCCTGCGGCCGCGCCCGCCGCCAACACGCCGGAACCGGCCGCGCCCGCGGCAGTCGCACCGCCGCAGAAGGCGACGGCCGCGATGTCGCCCGAGGCGATCCGCGCTGAGGCGGCCGAGGTCGCGCAGGTTTGCGCGCAGGCCGCGCGCCTCGGCGTCCAGATCGATGCCGCCGATGCCGTCGCCAAGGGCGTGAAGCCGGAAGCTCTGCGCGCCAAGATCCTCGCCGATCTTGCGGCCCGCAGCGATGCCGCGGGCATCATCGCCACCGCCCCGGCCACTGGCGCGAAGGAAAGCCCCATCGTCGCGGCCGCGAAGAAATCGGCCGCCGCCTCGCGCTGA
- a CDS encoding head decoration protein produces MPVLTEPPSMGDVLKYEVNPNYTREVVTLLAGMPYPVGSVLGKITASGKYTLSPATGADGSQVATAVLLYAVDATLADATGIVLVRGPSIVSRAALAYGATVDDGTKIAAKLTQLSTVGIIARDGA; encoded by the coding sequence ATGCCCGTCCTGACGGAACCGCCCAGCATGGGCGATGTCCTCAAATATGAGGTCAACCCGAACTACACCCGCGAGGTGGTGACGCTTCTTGCGGGCATGCCCTATCCCGTGGGCTCGGTGCTCGGGAAGATCACGGCGAGCGGCAAATACACCCTGTCGCCCGCGACCGGGGCCGACGGATCGCAGGTCGCCACTGCCGTCCTGCTCTATGCCGTCGATGCGACGCTGGCTGACGCGACCGGCATCGTGCTGGTCCGCGGCCCCTCGATCGTGTCGCGCGCGGCCCTCGCCTACGGCGCCACCGTCGATGACGGCACCAAGATCGCCGCGAAACTCACCCAGTTGTCCACCGTCGGCATCATCGCCCGCGACGGCGCCTGA
- a CDS encoding major capsid protein — protein MTLVRNPFDAGGYSLAEMTQAINILPNLYTRLAQIGLFRFEGVSQRSVIIEQYEGVLSLLPSVPLGGPATVGTREGRSMRSFALPWIPHDDVVLPADIQGAPALGAFDAADPLVEVMNRKLLLMRRKHAQTREYMEMNALRGIVKDGAGTTLYNYFTEFGLPQISVDFVLGTAGTNVQGKVREVLRAIEDNLLGEAMTSVHALVSREFFDKLIAHPKTEEAYKFYASTGAQPLREDVRRNFPFGGILFEEYSGTVTLSTKATERLVPANEGIAFPLGTMDTFTTYGGPANLLETANTIGLPLYARQHLDEKGRWIDVMTEASILPVNKRPRLAIRLHTSN, from the coding sequence ATGACCCTCGTCCGCAATCCCTTCGACGCTGGCGGCTACTCGCTGGCCGAGATGACGCAGGCCATCAACATCCTGCCCAACCTCTACACCCGCCTTGCCCAGATCGGCCTCTTCCGCTTCGAAGGGGTCAGCCAGCGCTCGGTCATCATCGAGCAATACGAGGGCGTCCTGAGCCTTCTGCCCTCCGTCCCCCTCGGTGGCCCCGCCACGGTCGGTACGCGGGAGGGCCGCTCGATGCGGTCCTTCGCCCTGCCGTGGATCCCGCATGACGACGTGGTACTGCCCGCCGACATCCAAGGCGCACCCGCGCTGGGCGCCTTCGATGCTGCCGATCCCCTCGTCGAGGTGATGAACCGCAAGCTTCTGCTGATGCGCCGCAAGCATGCCCAGACCCGCGAATACATGGAGATGAACGCGCTGCGCGGCATCGTGAAGGATGGCGCGGGCACCACCCTCTACAACTACTTCACCGAATTTGGCCTGCCGCAGATTTCGGTCGACTTCGTCCTCGGCACCGCAGGCACCAACGTGCAGGGCAAGGTCCGCGAGGTGCTGCGCGCCATCGAGGACAACCTTCTGGGCGAGGCCATGACCTCGGTCCATGCGTTGGTCAGCCGCGAGTTCTTCGACAAGCTGATCGCGCATCCCAAGACCGAGGAGGCCTACAAGTTCTACGCCTCGACCGGCGCCCAGCCGCTGCGCGAGGATGTCCGTCGCAACTTCCCCTTCGGCGGCATCCTCTTCGAGGAGTACTCGGGGACAGTCACCCTCTCGACCAAGGCCACCGAACGGCTGGTCCCCGCGAACGAAGGCATCGCCTTCCCCTTGGGCACGATGGACACCTTCACCACCTATGGCGGTCCGGCGAACCTGCTGGAAACGGCCAACACCATCGGCCTGCCCCTCTACGCCCGCCAGCATCTGGACGAGAAGGGCCGCTGGATCGACGTGATGACCGAGGCCTCGATCCTGCCGGTGAACAAGCGGCCGCGGCTGGCGATCCGCCTGCATACGTCGAACTGA
- a CDS encoding head-tail joining protein: MSVFAAAMDRIFTHASMAAPALWISATTSEERPIRIIRRAPDRVTDFGAGRFVSDTTVVDVRVADLPAPRPGDVIVIGADSHVIQGEPLRDRERLIWTLDLRPA, translated from the coding sequence ATGTCTGTCTTTGCCGCCGCCATGGACCGCATATTCACCCATGCTTCCATGGCGGCTCCTGCCCTCTGGATCTCGGCCACCACCTCCGAGGAACGCCCGATCCGCATCATCCGCCGCGCCCCGGATCGCGTGACCGACTTCGGCGCTGGGCGGTTCGTCAGCGACACGACCGTTGTGGACGTGCGCGTGGCCGACCTGCCCGCCCCGCGACCGGGCGACGTGATCGTAATCGGCGCGGACAGCCATGTGATCCAGGGAGAACCGCTGCGCGACCGGGAGCGGCTGATCTGGACGCTGGACCTGAGGCCCGCATGA
- a CDS encoding DUF6441 family protein: protein MKLKLEISPDLAALMQAEIAAGEKAVTIAMREAGAGLKSAWRGQITGAGLGTRLGNSIRLATYPKGSESLNAAALVWSNAPVIVGAHDAGPLIRSRNGFWLAIPTPAAGKSTRGGQITPSEWERRTGLRLRFVYRRRGPSLLVAEGRLNSKGRAVASRSKSGRGLTTVPIFLLVPQVKLRKRLDLARDAEQAIDGVPGRIVAGWAKTRS from the coding sequence ATGAAACTGAAGCTTGAGATCAGCCCCGACCTCGCCGCCCTGATGCAGGCGGAAATCGCTGCGGGCGAGAAGGCCGTCACCATCGCCATGCGCGAGGCAGGCGCGGGCCTGAAATCCGCCTGGCGCGGCCAGATCACCGGCGCGGGGCTTGGTACCCGGCTTGGCAACTCGATCCGGCTGGCCACCTATCCCAAGGGCAGCGAAAGCCTGAACGCCGCGGCGCTGGTCTGGTCCAACGCGCCGGTGATTGTCGGTGCACATGACGCCGGGCCGCTGATCCGGTCGCGCAACGGCTTCTGGCTGGCCATCCCAACCCCGGCCGCGGGCAAATCCACCCGCGGCGGACAGATCACCCCAAGCGAATGGGAACGCCGCACGGGGCTGCGACTGCGGTTCGTTTACCGGCGCAGGGGCCCGAGCCTGCTGGTGGCGGAGGGGCGGTTGAACAGCAAGGGCCGGGCGGTGGCATCACGATCGAAGTCCGGACGCGGATTAACCACCGTGCCGATCTTCCTCCTCGTGCCGCAGGTCAAGCTGCGCAAGCGGCTCGATCTGGCGCGGGATGCCGAACAGGCCATCGACGGCGTGCCAGGGCGGATCGTGGCGGGGTGGGCTAAAACACGGTCATGA
- a CDS encoding type II toxin-antitoxin system ParD family antitoxin: MATRNVVLTETQSDLVDRLVASGRYQNASEALRAGLRLLEREEAELGALRTRLTAGLEQARSGDLAEGSGEDAIRRAFAAARANT, encoded by the coding sequence ATGGCCACCAGAAACGTCGTCCTGACCGAAACGCAATCCGACCTTGTCGACCGCCTGGTGGCATCCGGGCGCTATCAGAATGCGTCCGAGGCCCTGCGCGCAGGGCTGCGCCTCCTCGAACGCGAAGAGGCTGAACTTGGCGCGTTGCGCACCCGTCTGACGGCCGGGTTGGAACAGGCCCGGAGCGGCGATCTGGCCGAGGGCAGTGGTGAAGATGCCATCCGCCGGGCTTTTGCCGCCGCGCGTGCCAATACCTGA
- a CDS encoding type II toxin-antitoxin system RelE/ParE family toxin, which translates to MPKPWRLTRQAEASLIEIARWTVETFGPRQAAAYEDDLISTCREIAAGTALSQDCRRLIATDLVEDLRFTRAGQHFVVFIEDADQVAIVDFLHSRADLPRRLANLPLPKGDREH; encoded by the coding sequence ATGCCGAAACCATGGCGCCTGACAAGGCAGGCGGAGGCCTCGCTGATCGAGATCGCACGCTGGACCGTCGAGACTTTCGGACCACGACAGGCGGCGGCCTATGAGGATGACCTGATTTCCACCTGCCGCGAGATCGCCGCGGGCACCGCCCTGTCACAGGACTGCCGTCGGCTCATCGCCACCGACCTGGTCGAGGACCTGCGCTTCACGCGCGCAGGCCAGCACTTCGTGGTCTTCATTGAAGACGCCGACCAGGTGGCAATCGTGGACTTCCTGCACAGCCGCGCCGACTTGCCGCGACGTCTGGCCAACCTGCCTCTGCCGAAAGGCGACAGGGAACACTGA